The genomic region AGTCGTTATAATACTCTAATCTTTTCTTTCTGTCATTATAGCCATACATAGATCAAGTCCTAATTTATGTGTAAAATCATCCCCAGTTAAAATTGAAGCAATTAACATATTTTAACAATTTTGCTGTCCGTGATATGAGTTTGTCGTTCACGCCAATCCCAATAATCGGTCATATCCAAGTACTTTTTGCCGCTTGCCCATTTGTCATCGATTTCCATGAGTAAAGCGCCAATCAAACGTAAAGCAGAAGCCCGGTTCGGGAAAATCCGAATGACCCTTTCGCGACGTCGAACTTCTTCATTGAGACGTTCAACCCCATTAGTCGTACGCAAGCGTTTACGATACTTTTCCGGCAAGGCTAAAACGGCTATGGCATCGTCAAAGCCGGCTTCTAGTATAGCCATTGCCTTTGGCGCTTTTGTTTCATAAGCGGCAAGCGTTTCGTTAAGAAGCATTACTGCAGTTTCTCTATCCGGCGCAGCCAAAATGGCTCTTACCCGAGCAAGAATTTCCGGCTGCAAGGACTTCGGCGTCGCATCCAAGATGTTGCGTATAAAATGCGTTTGGCAACGCTGCCAGGTGACTCCTTGGAAGTATTGGCGGATAGCACGGATTAGCCCACCGTGATGGTCCGATATAATCAGATCAACGCCACACAAGCCCCGCCGCTTCAGCCAGCTGAAAAATTCACTCCAACTGGCTTCCGACTCGCTGTCGCCCAGCATAATCCCCAGGACTTCCCGATAGCCCTCAGCATTTATGCCAACGGCAATCATTACGCCACGTGAACGCACACGTTCTTCTTCACGGACTTTAATGACCATGGCATCTACCATGACAAACGGGTATTTTTGATCCTTTAATGGACGTTCATTCCAAGCGTGCACAATTGGATCTAGGCGCTTACAAAGGTCTGATACGGTCGACTTGGAAAACTCGCTGCCACAAAGTTCTTCTGTGATTTGCGCCACCTTACGGGTCGACACACCGTTTACGACCATTTCCATCAAAGTCAGCACTAATGCTTGCTCACTACGTTGATAGCGGGCAAACATCTCGGTTGAGAACTTACCGTCACGAAACCGTGGTACTTTTAGGGTGATCGTGCCAACACGGGTGGTAAGTCGATGAGGGTACACTCCATTACGATAACCTTGACGCTCGTCTGTACGCTCGTAGCGCTCAGCACGCAATTGTTCTGTGGCTTGTGCTTGTAAAATCTGGTTCAATACCTCCTCCAAAAAAGACGCCATTGCCGCATCTTTTGCATTGCTTAAAAAAAGTTGATGCAAAATTTTCGAATCAATGTTAATCTGGTATTGAGCCATTTCAAAATCACCTCTCGTTGAATGTTGTTGCCGCTTCATTCTAACTGAGGATTTTGAATTGGCTCTTCTTTTGTTAATTCCTTTTTACACAATTATACGGACTCTACTCATACATAAGCCAATGTAGGTGAAAAATATTTACAAAATATAATTTTAGTCTCGGCTTGCAATTGATTAGCTGATGATGAACAGGATGGTTGGGATCGTAATAAATGTTATCATCATTTAAAAACAGCCTAACTTGCCAATCAGAGTAGTGGGGCTTCTTAATAAAAGCTAATGGCTCCAAACTGACCAGATTATACCTTGGTATTAATATGGCTTTATAACGTTTACTTATAAATTTAAACAAATATGGCAGGTTTTCTCCCATCACCTCGTCGGCATCCATTGTATAGATCCAATCCCCAGTACAGCATTTAATTGCAAAATTTCTTTGTTCGGCAAAGTTCTTAAACTCATTAAAATAGATTTTGTCAGTATACCTTGCTGCTATTTCTAGCGTCCGGTCTGTTGACCCGCTGTCGACTATTATTATTTCGTCTAAATATTTACTAACGCTCTCCAATGCCCACCCGAGCGAGCGCTCGTTATTTTTCGTAATGATATAGCCCGATATTTTCATTTAATATACCCCCACTCGAAAGAGAGTAATGCCACCAATGTTTTCATGCATTATCACAATGTTCAAGCTTGCTCCGCCCTTCCCCTTCAGAGTTAGCCCGGGACTCAAGCAAATTGGCAGCGCTCTGCAACACATCTTCAACCCGAATACGCGTCAAACATTCTTTGGTCTGGCATTCATTTTCCGAAACGGCGCATGGAGAACACGGTAGGCTCGCATAATGAATTG from Thermosinus carboxydivorans Nor1 harbors:
- a CDS encoding IS256 family transposase, translating into MAQYQINIDSKILHQLFLSNAKDAAMASFLEEVLNQILQAQATEQLRAERYERTDERQGYRNGVYPHRLTTRVGTITLKVPRFRDGKFSTEMFARYQRSEQALVLTLMEMVVNGVSTRKVAQITEELCGSEFSKSTVSDLCKRLDPIVHAWNERPLKDQKYPFVMVDAMVIKVREEERVRSRGVMIAVGINAEGYREVLGIMLGDSESEASWSEFFSWLKRRGLCGVDLIISDHHGGLIRAIRQYFQGVTWQRCQTHFIRNILDATPKSLQPEILARVRAILAAPDRETAVMLLNETLAAYETKAPKAMAILEAGFDDAIAVLALPEKYRKRLRTTNGVERLNEEVRRRERVIRIFPNRASALRLIGALLMEIDDKWASGKKYLDMTDYWDWRERQTHITDSKIVKIC
- a CDS encoding glycosyltransferase family 2 protein, whose protein sequence is MKISGYIITKNNERSLGWALESVSKYLDEIIIVDSGSTDRTLEIAARYTDKIYFNEFKNFAEQRNFAIKCCTGDWIYTMDADEVMGENLPYLFKFISKRYKAILIPRYNLVSLEPLAFIKKPHYSDWQVRLFLNDDNIYYDPNHPVHHQLINCKPRLKLYFVNIFHLHWLMYE